A DNA window from Arachis duranensis cultivar V14167 chromosome 3, aradu.V14167.gnm2.J7QH, whole genome shotgun sequence contains the following coding sequences:
- the LOC107480637 gene encoding B3 domain-containing protein Os07g0563300 isoform X1, producing the protein MASAAASVSSSSLPSSGFCYNPECKELKSQIPKKGWRLRSGDRAELCDRCGSAFEEGRFCETFHLNTSGWRNCETCRKRIHCGCIVSDNSFMLLDPGGVECNGCAKEHHMSSTRPWSQSFSATLSERLRDISTNNWNQLAGSGPVPWKQAPSLYNSVSSSNLQPGVASLVELTHKLGKIYGNERLPAFSLGKKNENFPGISNWNTKLASQEIMLVNGAMNEDQPSSCLNICQQSSSVKEDSSPQPFALPVPYASPNERNGQTGGNQLQQTPPAPLGKQYSGTVHLSLDTSGETQVRNGRPRVDARGRSQLLPRYWPRCTDQELQQISIDSNSVITPLFQKTLSASDAGRIGRLVLPKKCAEAYFPPISQPEGLPLKILDAKGKEWIFQFRFWPNNNSRMYVLEGVTPCIQSMQLQAGDTVTFSRLEPEGKLVMGFRKASTATQSDQDNEANKTGNVHSTIGEVEMADPSSWSKVDKSGYIAKEALGSKSSISRKRKSSILGSKSKRLKIENEDLIELKITWQEAQGLLRPPPDHVPSIVVIEGFEFEEYEDAPVLGKPTIFTTSNEGEKIQWAQCENCQKWRKLPASAILPSKWTCSDNSWDPERSSCSVAQELTAEELENLLPSCNSVISKKMKATKQETDNVDAMEGLDTLANLAILGEDESLPTSTQVTTKHPRHRPGCSCIVCIQPPSGKGPKHKQTCTCTVCSTVKRRFLTLQQKREKKQTEKAETIRKKQQPPPPGQSSEIVIEDDSLPCSNAGDSSPNPNKDGNGGSDDDPNRIKSSTLPFKGQIDLNIQPEREEELSPQSDSGGMKALLDGTERHLRQLSILNSGDADSSGSQSKGVGDETREQKLSNGVVLGNNSHNSDRELVQPLTMNV; encoded by the exons ATGGCTTCTGCTGCTGCTTCCGTGTCTTCTTCCTCCTTGCCGTCGTCCGGGTTCTGCTACAACCCTGAATGTAAAGAATTGAAGTCTCAAATACCTAAGAAAGGTTGGAGACTCCGTTCCGGAGACCGAGCTGAACTTTGTGATCGATGCGG CTCTGCTTTTGAAGAAGGAAGATTTTGCGAGACTTTTCATTTGAACACTTCTGGTTGGAGGAACTGTGAGACTTGTAGGAAG CGGATTCATTGTGGATGTATTGTCTCAGATAACTCGTttatgttgttggatcctggtGGAGTTGAATGTAATGGATGTGCAAAGGAACATCATATG TCATCAACCCGGCCATGGTCTCAGTCTTTTTCCGCTACTTTATCTGAAAGACTTAGAGACATCTCCACAAATAATTGGAATCAGTTAGCTGGATCAGGTCCTGTACCATGGAAGCAAGCACCCAGCCTATATAATTCTGTTTCTTCATCCAACCTGCAGCCAGGTGTGGCCTCTCTAGTTGAATTGACACATAAACTTGGCAAAATTTATGGAAATGAAAGATTGCCTGCTTTTTCTCtgggaaagaaaaatgaaaattttcctGGAATATCCAACTGGAACACTAAGCTTGCATCACAGGAGATAATGCTTGTGAATG GAGCAATGAATGAGGACCAACCTAGTTCATGTTTAAATATTTGCCAGCAGTCTTCTTCTGTAAAGGAGGATTCATCTCCGCAACCTTTTGCATTGCCTGTACCTTATGCATCTCCAAATGAAAGAAATGGTCAAACTGGGGGGAATCAACTACAACAAACCCCTCCAGCTCCTCTAGGAAAGCAATATAGTGGCACTGTTCATTTATCACTTGACACATCAGGTGAAACACAAGTTCGTAATGGACGGCCTCGAGTAGATGCACGAGGAAGAAGCCAGTTACTCCCACGGTACTGGCCCAGATGTACCGATCAGGAGCTACAGCAAATATCTATCGA TTCTAATTCTGTCATTACCCCGTTGTTTCAAAAAACCTTGAGCGCTAGTGATGCTGGGCGAATTGGGCGTCTAGTGCTTCCAAAGAAATGTGCTGAG GCTTATTTCCCTCCAATTTCACAGCCTGAAGGGTTGCCACTCAAAATCCTTGATGCAAAAGGCAAAGAGTGGATATTTCAGTTTCGTTTCTGGCCCAACAATAACAGTAGAATGTATGTTTTGGAAGGTGTCACTCCCTGCATACAGTCCATGCAGTTGCAAGCAGGTGACACAG TAACATTTAGCCGGCTGGAGCCAGAAGGGAAGTTGGTTATGGGATTTCGAAAGGCTTCAACTGCTACCCAATCTGATCAG GACAATGAAGCAAATAAGACCGGAAATGTACACTCCACAATTGGTGAA gttgaaATGGCTGATCCTAGTTCATGGTCTAAAGTTGATAAATCAGGATACATTGCAAAAGAAGCACTTGGGAGCAAATCTTCaatctctagaaagagaaagagcagCATCTTAGGTTCAAAGAGTAAAcgtttaaaaattgaaaatgaggATTTGATAGAACTCAAGATTACTTGGCAAGAGGCTCAAGGCCTGCTAAGGCCTCCTCCTGACCATGTCCCCAGCATTGTGGTGATTGAAGGTTTTGAATTTGAGGAATATGAG GATGCTCCAGTGCTGGGTAAACCAACCATTTTCACCACTAGTAATGAAGG TGAAAAGATCCAGTGGGCTCAATGTGAAAATTGTCAAAAGTGGCGCAAATTGCCAGCAAGTGCAATTCTTCCCTCAAAATGGACGTGCTCTGACAATTCATGGGACCCAGAAAG ATCCTCTTGCTCAGTGGCACAAGAGCTGACTGCAGAAGAGCTCGAGAATTTGCTACCTTCTTGTAATTCAG ttatttcaaagaaaatgaaggCCACTAAGCAAGAGACAGATAATGTTGATGCTATGGAAGGACTTGATACACTTGCGAACCTAGCTATCTTGGGGGAGGATGAGTCACTCCCTACGTCTACCCAGGTTACAACGAAACACCCCCGGCATAGACCTGGCTGCTCTTGCATTGTTTGCATTCAACCTCCCAGTGGGAAGGGCCCTAAGCATAAGCAGACATGCACATGTACTGTCTGCTCGACCGTGAAACGTCGATTCCTTACCCTACAACAGAAGCGTGAGAAGAAACAAACAGAAAAGGCAGAGACAATACGGAAAAAGCAGCAGCCTCCTCCCCCCGGACAATCATCTGAAATAGTGATTGAAGACGACTCGTTGCCTTGTAGTAATGCAGGAGATAGCAGCCCAAACCCAAACAAGGATGGAAATGGCGGTTCAGATGACGATCCTAACCGGATAAAATCATCTACCTTACCATTCAAAGGTCAAATCGACCTCAATATCCAGCCCGAGCGAGAGGAAGAGTTGTCGCCGCAATCAGACTCTGGTGGCATGAAGGCACTGCTTGATGGCACAGAAAGACATCTCAGGCAGCTGAGTATTTTGAACTCCGGGGATGCAGATTCTTCAGGTAGCCAGTCAAAGGGAGTCGGAGATGAAACAAGGGAACAAAAACTCAGCAATGGTGTAGTCCTCGGAAATAATAGTCACAATTCTGATAGGGAGCTTGTGCAGCCTTTGACTATGAATGTGTGA
- the LOC107480637 gene encoding B3 domain-containing protein Os07g0563300 isoform X2, with the protein MASAAASVSSSSLPSSGFCYNPECKELKSQIPKKGWRLRSGDRAELCDRCGSAFEEGRFCETFHLNTSGWRNCETCRKRIHCGCIVSDNSFMLLDPGGVECNGCAKEHHMSSTRPWSQSFSATLSERLRDISTNNWNQLAGSGPVPWKQAPSLYNSVSSSNLQPGVASLVELTHKLGKIYGNERLPAFSLGKKNENFPGISNWNTKLASQEIMLVNGAMNEDQPSSCLNICQQSSSVKEDSSPQPFALPVPYASPNERNGQTGGNQLQQTPPAPLGKQYSGTVHLSLDTSGETQVRNGRPRVDARGRSQLLPRYWPRCTDQELQQISIDSNSVITPLFQKTLSASDAGRIGRLVLPKKCAEPEGLPLKILDAKGKEWIFQFRFWPNNNSRMYVLEGVTPCIQSMQLQAGDTVTFSRLEPEGKLVMGFRKASTATQSDQDNEANKTGNVHSTIGEVEMADPSSWSKVDKSGYIAKEALGSKSSISRKRKSSILGSKSKRLKIENEDLIELKITWQEAQGLLRPPPDHVPSIVVIEGFEFEEYEDAPVLGKPTIFTTSNEGEKIQWAQCENCQKWRKLPASAILPSKWTCSDNSWDPERSSCSVAQELTAEELENLLPSCNSVISKKMKATKQETDNVDAMEGLDTLANLAILGEDESLPTSTQVTTKHPRHRPGCSCIVCIQPPSGKGPKHKQTCTCTVCSTVKRRFLTLQQKREKKQTEKAETIRKKQQPPPPGQSSEIVIEDDSLPCSNAGDSSPNPNKDGNGGSDDDPNRIKSSTLPFKGQIDLNIQPEREEELSPQSDSGGMKALLDGTERHLRQLSILNSGDADSSGSQSKGVGDETREQKLSNGVVLGNNSHNSDRELVQPLTMNV; encoded by the exons ATGGCTTCTGCTGCTGCTTCCGTGTCTTCTTCCTCCTTGCCGTCGTCCGGGTTCTGCTACAACCCTGAATGTAAAGAATTGAAGTCTCAAATACCTAAGAAAGGTTGGAGACTCCGTTCCGGAGACCGAGCTGAACTTTGTGATCGATGCGG CTCTGCTTTTGAAGAAGGAAGATTTTGCGAGACTTTTCATTTGAACACTTCTGGTTGGAGGAACTGTGAGACTTGTAGGAAG CGGATTCATTGTGGATGTATTGTCTCAGATAACTCGTttatgttgttggatcctggtGGAGTTGAATGTAATGGATGTGCAAAGGAACATCATATG TCATCAACCCGGCCATGGTCTCAGTCTTTTTCCGCTACTTTATCTGAAAGACTTAGAGACATCTCCACAAATAATTGGAATCAGTTAGCTGGATCAGGTCCTGTACCATGGAAGCAAGCACCCAGCCTATATAATTCTGTTTCTTCATCCAACCTGCAGCCAGGTGTGGCCTCTCTAGTTGAATTGACACATAAACTTGGCAAAATTTATGGAAATGAAAGATTGCCTGCTTTTTCTCtgggaaagaaaaatgaaaattttcctGGAATATCCAACTGGAACACTAAGCTTGCATCACAGGAGATAATGCTTGTGAATG GAGCAATGAATGAGGACCAACCTAGTTCATGTTTAAATATTTGCCAGCAGTCTTCTTCTGTAAAGGAGGATTCATCTCCGCAACCTTTTGCATTGCCTGTACCTTATGCATCTCCAAATGAAAGAAATGGTCAAACTGGGGGGAATCAACTACAACAAACCCCTCCAGCTCCTCTAGGAAAGCAATATAGTGGCACTGTTCATTTATCACTTGACACATCAGGTGAAACACAAGTTCGTAATGGACGGCCTCGAGTAGATGCACGAGGAAGAAGCCAGTTACTCCCACGGTACTGGCCCAGATGTACCGATCAGGAGCTACAGCAAATATCTATCGA TTCTAATTCTGTCATTACCCCGTTGTTTCAAAAAACCTTGAGCGCTAGTGATGCTGGGCGAATTGGGCGTCTAGTGCTTCCAAAGAAATGTGCTGAG CCTGAAGGGTTGCCACTCAAAATCCTTGATGCAAAAGGCAAAGAGTGGATATTTCAGTTTCGTTTCTGGCCCAACAATAACAGTAGAATGTATGTTTTGGAAGGTGTCACTCCCTGCATACAGTCCATGCAGTTGCAAGCAGGTGACACAG TAACATTTAGCCGGCTGGAGCCAGAAGGGAAGTTGGTTATGGGATTTCGAAAGGCTTCAACTGCTACCCAATCTGATCAG GACAATGAAGCAAATAAGACCGGAAATGTACACTCCACAATTGGTGAA gttgaaATGGCTGATCCTAGTTCATGGTCTAAAGTTGATAAATCAGGATACATTGCAAAAGAAGCACTTGGGAGCAAATCTTCaatctctagaaagagaaagagcagCATCTTAGGTTCAAAGAGTAAAcgtttaaaaattgaaaatgaggATTTGATAGAACTCAAGATTACTTGGCAAGAGGCTCAAGGCCTGCTAAGGCCTCCTCCTGACCATGTCCCCAGCATTGTGGTGATTGAAGGTTTTGAATTTGAGGAATATGAG GATGCTCCAGTGCTGGGTAAACCAACCATTTTCACCACTAGTAATGAAGG TGAAAAGATCCAGTGGGCTCAATGTGAAAATTGTCAAAAGTGGCGCAAATTGCCAGCAAGTGCAATTCTTCCCTCAAAATGGACGTGCTCTGACAATTCATGGGACCCAGAAAG ATCCTCTTGCTCAGTGGCACAAGAGCTGACTGCAGAAGAGCTCGAGAATTTGCTACCTTCTTGTAATTCAG ttatttcaaagaaaatgaaggCCACTAAGCAAGAGACAGATAATGTTGATGCTATGGAAGGACTTGATACACTTGCGAACCTAGCTATCTTGGGGGAGGATGAGTCACTCCCTACGTCTACCCAGGTTACAACGAAACACCCCCGGCATAGACCTGGCTGCTCTTGCATTGTTTGCATTCAACCTCCCAGTGGGAAGGGCCCTAAGCATAAGCAGACATGCACATGTACTGTCTGCTCGACCGTGAAACGTCGATTCCTTACCCTACAACAGAAGCGTGAGAAGAAACAAACAGAAAAGGCAGAGACAATACGGAAAAAGCAGCAGCCTCCTCCCCCCGGACAATCATCTGAAATAGTGATTGAAGACGACTCGTTGCCTTGTAGTAATGCAGGAGATAGCAGCCCAAACCCAAACAAGGATGGAAATGGCGGTTCAGATGACGATCCTAACCGGATAAAATCATCTACCTTACCATTCAAAGGTCAAATCGACCTCAATATCCAGCCCGAGCGAGAGGAAGAGTTGTCGCCGCAATCAGACTCTGGTGGCATGAAGGCACTGCTTGATGGCACAGAAAGACATCTCAGGCAGCTGAGTATTTTGAACTCCGGGGATGCAGATTCTTCAGGTAGCCAGTCAAAGGGAGTCGGAGATGAAACAAGGGAACAAAAACTCAGCAATGGTGTAGTCCTCGGAAATAATAGTCACAATTCTGATAGGGAGCTTGTGCAGCCTTTGACTATGAATGTGTGA
- the LOC107480637 gene encoding B3 domain-containing protein Os07g0563300 isoform X3 yields the protein MLLDPGGVECNGCAKEHHMSSTRPWSQSFSATLSERLRDISTNNWNQLAGSGPVPWKQAPSLYNSVSSSNLQPGVASLVELTHKLGKIYGNERLPAFSLGKKNENFPGISNWNTKLASQEIMLVNGAMNEDQPSSCLNICQQSSSVKEDSSPQPFALPVPYASPNERNGQTGGNQLQQTPPAPLGKQYSGTVHLSLDTSGETQVRNGRPRVDARGRSQLLPRYWPRCTDQELQQISIDSNSVITPLFQKTLSASDAGRIGRLVLPKKCAEAYFPPISQPEGLPLKILDAKGKEWIFQFRFWPNNNSRMYVLEGVTPCIQSMQLQAGDTVTFSRLEPEGKLVMGFRKASTATQSDQDNEANKTGNVHSTIGEVEMADPSSWSKVDKSGYIAKEALGSKSSISRKRKSSILGSKSKRLKIENEDLIELKITWQEAQGLLRPPPDHVPSIVVIEGFEFEEYEDAPVLGKPTIFTTSNEGEKIQWAQCENCQKWRKLPASAILPSKWTCSDNSWDPERSSCSVAQELTAEELENLLPSCNSVISKKMKATKQETDNVDAMEGLDTLANLAILGEDESLPTSTQVTTKHPRHRPGCSCIVCIQPPSGKGPKHKQTCTCTVCSTVKRRFLTLQQKREKKQTEKAETIRKKQQPPPPGQSSEIVIEDDSLPCSNAGDSSPNPNKDGNGGSDDDPNRIKSSTLPFKGQIDLNIQPEREEELSPQSDSGGMKALLDGTERHLRQLSILNSGDADSSGSQSKGVGDETREQKLSNGVVLGNNSHNSDRELVQPLTMNV from the exons atgttgttggatcctggtGGAGTTGAATGTAATGGATGTGCAAAGGAACATCATATG TCATCAACCCGGCCATGGTCTCAGTCTTTTTCCGCTACTTTATCTGAAAGACTTAGAGACATCTCCACAAATAATTGGAATCAGTTAGCTGGATCAGGTCCTGTACCATGGAAGCAAGCACCCAGCCTATATAATTCTGTTTCTTCATCCAACCTGCAGCCAGGTGTGGCCTCTCTAGTTGAATTGACACATAAACTTGGCAAAATTTATGGAAATGAAAGATTGCCTGCTTTTTCTCtgggaaagaaaaatgaaaattttcctGGAATATCCAACTGGAACACTAAGCTTGCATCACAGGAGATAATGCTTGTGAATG GAGCAATGAATGAGGACCAACCTAGTTCATGTTTAAATATTTGCCAGCAGTCTTCTTCTGTAAAGGAGGATTCATCTCCGCAACCTTTTGCATTGCCTGTACCTTATGCATCTCCAAATGAAAGAAATGGTCAAACTGGGGGGAATCAACTACAACAAACCCCTCCAGCTCCTCTAGGAAAGCAATATAGTGGCACTGTTCATTTATCACTTGACACATCAGGTGAAACACAAGTTCGTAATGGACGGCCTCGAGTAGATGCACGAGGAAGAAGCCAGTTACTCCCACGGTACTGGCCCAGATGTACCGATCAGGAGCTACAGCAAATATCTATCGA TTCTAATTCTGTCATTACCCCGTTGTTTCAAAAAACCTTGAGCGCTAGTGATGCTGGGCGAATTGGGCGTCTAGTGCTTCCAAAGAAATGTGCTGAG GCTTATTTCCCTCCAATTTCACAGCCTGAAGGGTTGCCACTCAAAATCCTTGATGCAAAAGGCAAAGAGTGGATATTTCAGTTTCGTTTCTGGCCCAACAATAACAGTAGAATGTATGTTTTGGAAGGTGTCACTCCCTGCATACAGTCCATGCAGTTGCAAGCAGGTGACACAG TAACATTTAGCCGGCTGGAGCCAGAAGGGAAGTTGGTTATGGGATTTCGAAAGGCTTCAACTGCTACCCAATCTGATCAG GACAATGAAGCAAATAAGACCGGAAATGTACACTCCACAATTGGTGAA gttgaaATGGCTGATCCTAGTTCATGGTCTAAAGTTGATAAATCAGGATACATTGCAAAAGAAGCACTTGGGAGCAAATCTTCaatctctagaaagagaaagagcagCATCTTAGGTTCAAAGAGTAAAcgtttaaaaattgaaaatgaggATTTGATAGAACTCAAGATTACTTGGCAAGAGGCTCAAGGCCTGCTAAGGCCTCCTCCTGACCATGTCCCCAGCATTGTGGTGATTGAAGGTTTTGAATTTGAGGAATATGAG GATGCTCCAGTGCTGGGTAAACCAACCATTTTCACCACTAGTAATGAAGG TGAAAAGATCCAGTGGGCTCAATGTGAAAATTGTCAAAAGTGGCGCAAATTGCCAGCAAGTGCAATTCTTCCCTCAAAATGGACGTGCTCTGACAATTCATGGGACCCAGAAAG ATCCTCTTGCTCAGTGGCACAAGAGCTGACTGCAGAAGAGCTCGAGAATTTGCTACCTTCTTGTAATTCAG ttatttcaaagaaaatgaaggCCACTAAGCAAGAGACAGATAATGTTGATGCTATGGAAGGACTTGATACACTTGCGAACCTAGCTATCTTGGGGGAGGATGAGTCACTCCCTACGTCTACCCAGGTTACAACGAAACACCCCCGGCATAGACCTGGCTGCTCTTGCATTGTTTGCATTCAACCTCCCAGTGGGAAGGGCCCTAAGCATAAGCAGACATGCACATGTACTGTCTGCTCGACCGTGAAACGTCGATTCCTTACCCTACAACAGAAGCGTGAGAAGAAACAAACAGAAAAGGCAGAGACAATACGGAAAAAGCAGCAGCCTCCTCCCCCCGGACAATCATCTGAAATAGTGATTGAAGACGACTCGTTGCCTTGTAGTAATGCAGGAGATAGCAGCCCAAACCCAAACAAGGATGGAAATGGCGGTTCAGATGACGATCCTAACCGGATAAAATCATCTACCTTACCATTCAAAGGTCAAATCGACCTCAATATCCAGCCCGAGCGAGAGGAAGAGTTGTCGCCGCAATCAGACTCTGGTGGCATGAAGGCACTGCTTGATGGCACAGAAAGACATCTCAGGCAGCTGAGTATTTTGAACTCCGGGGATGCAGATTCTTCAGGTAGCCAGTCAAAGGGAGTCGGAGATGAAACAAGGGAACAAAAACTCAGCAATGGTGTAGTCCTCGGAAATAATAGTCACAATTCTGATAGGGAGCTTGTGCAGCCTTTGACTATGAATGTGTGA
- the LOC107480569 gene encoding syntaxin-124 yields the protein MNDLFSSSFKKYTDVAPQSDYMNDVEAGKESINLDKFFEDVENVKEEMRTIEKLYRKLQEANEESKIVHNAQTMKDLRARMDQDVSQVLKRVKMIKGKLEALERSNAENRKLPGCGPGSSADRTRSSVVSGLGKKLKDLMDDFQGLRARMQSEYKETVERRYFTITGEKADEDTIENLISSGESESFLQKAIQEQGRGQIMDTISEIQERHDAVKEIEKNLLELHQVFLDMAALVESQGQQLNNIESHVAHASSFVRRGTEQLQEARDIQKDSRKWYCYAVLLVIVLIIVLLFPILINIAPHLF from the coding sequence ATGAATGACCTATTCTCAAGTTCCTTCAAGAAATACACTGATGTGGCGCCGCAGAGCGACTACATGAACGATGTGGAGGCCGGAAAGGAAAGTATCAATCTGGACAAGTTCTTCGAAGATGTGGAGAATGTGAAGGAAGAAATGAGAACCATCGAGAAGCTGTACAGAAAGCTGCAAGAGGCGAATGAAGAGAGCAAGATTGTCCACAATGCTCAGACCATGAAGGATCTTCGCGCGAGAATGGACCAAGACGTGTCTCAGGTGCTGAAACGTGTGAAGATGATCAAGGGTAAGCTGGAGGCTCTAGAAAGGTCCAACGCAGAAAACAGAAAGCTTCCGGGGTGTGGTCCAGGGTCCTCAGCGGACAGGACAAGGTCTTCGGTTGTTAGTGGCTTGGGGAAGAAGTTAAAGGACTTGATGGATGACTTTCAAGGATTGAGGGCCAGGATGCAATCGGAGTACAAGGAGACAGTGGAGCGCAGGTATTTCACAATCACTGGGGAGAAGGCAGATGAAGACACCATTGAGAATTTGATCTCCAGCGGCGAGAGTGAGAGTTTCCTCCAGAAAGCAATTCAAGAACAGGGGAGGGGTCAGATTATGGACACCATTTCTGAAATTCAGGAGAGACATGATGCTGTGAAGGAGATAGAGAAGAACCTTCTTGAGCTTCACCAGGTGTTCCTCGACATGGCAGCTTTGGTGGAGTCTCAGGGCCAACAGCTCAACAACATAGAGAGCCATGTTGCTCATGCCAGTTCCTTCGTTCGCCGCGGCACCGAGCAGCTTCAGGAAGCTAGAGATATTCAAAAGGACTCCAGGAAGTGGTACTGCTATGCCGTCCTCCTCGTCATTGTCCTCATCATTGTCCTCCTCTTCCCTATATTGATAAACATAGCGCCTCACTTGTTTTGA